One genomic window of Streptomyces sp. NBC_01498 includes the following:
- a CDS encoding SCO5389 family protein: MSLDVSPALLEQAERGEVDEAEFVDCVRTSLPYAWEMISSLVAQLRVDGGEFADNQTPPPDEQARGQLLRALASDAIRGALQRHFGVRLAFQNCHRVAVFPLDPSVDERLARFTSIRGQLLNQSPELRDC; encoded by the coding sequence ATGTCGCTCGACGTCTCACCGGCACTGTTGGAGCAGGCCGAGCGAGGCGAGGTCGACGAAGCCGAATTCGTCGACTGCGTCCGGACCTCCCTGCCGTACGCGTGGGAGATGATCAGCTCCTTGGTGGCTCAGCTGAGGGTGGACGGCGGAGAGTTCGCCGACAACCAGACGCCGCCGCCGGACGAGCAGGCACGTGGTCAACTGCTGCGCGCACTCGCCAGCGACGCGATCCGTGGTGCGCTTCAGCGTCACTTCGGGGTACGTCTCGCATTCCAGAACTGCCACCGGGTCGCGGTGTTCCCGCTCGACCCCTCGGTCGACGAGCGGCTCGCCCGTTTCACCTCCATCAGGGGGCAGTTGCTCAACCAGTCGCCGGAGCTCCGGGACTGCTGA
- the nucS gene encoding endonuclease NucS, translating into MRLVIARCSVDYAGRLTAHLPIAPRLILVKADGSVSIHADDRAYKPLNWMSPPCVLKEGTGDDVGVWTVVNKAGEKLIITMEEVLHDSSHELGVDPGLIKDGVEAHLQELLADRIETLGDGYSLIRREYPTAIGPVDILCRDGAGATVAIEIKRRGDIDGVEQLTRYLDLLNRDPHLSPVRGLFAAQEIKPQARVLATDRGIGCVVLDYDALRGIEDDKLRLF; encoded by the coding sequence ATGCGTCTCGTCATCGCCCGCTGCTCCGTCGATTACGCGGGCCGGCTCACCGCCCACCTGCCCATCGCCCCCCGCCTGATCCTGGTCAAAGCTGACGGGAGCGTGTCGATCCACGCGGACGACAGGGCGTACAAACCGCTCAACTGGATGTCGCCGCCCTGCGTCCTCAAAGAGGGCACGGGAGACGATGTCGGAGTATGGACGGTCGTGAACAAGGCGGGCGAGAAACTGATCATCACGATGGAGGAAGTCCTCCACGACTCGTCCCATGAACTCGGCGTCGACCCGGGCCTGATCAAGGATGGCGTGGAAGCGCACCTCCAGGAACTGCTCGCCGACCGCATCGAGACACTGGGCGACGGTTACAGTCTGATCCGCCGCGAATACCCCACGGCGATCGGCCCGGTGGACATCCTCTGCCGGGACGGGGCCGGCGCGACGGTCGCGATCGAGATCAAACGCCGGGGCGACATCGACGGCGTGGAACAACTGACGCGCTATCTCGACCTGTTGAACCGGGACCCCCATCTCTCCCCGGTCCGGGGCCTGTTCGCGGCACAGGAGATCAAACCCCAGGCCCGCGTCCTTGCGACGGACCGCGGCATCGGCTGCGTGGTCCTGGACTACGACGCGCTGCGGGGCATCGAGGACGACAAACTGCGCTTGTTCTGA
- a CDS encoding TetR/AcrR family transcriptional regulator — protein MDAVKGSDGQNVKRPDKRAERSRRTREKIVAAARDLFVAQGYGATSLQEVADRAGVAVQTVYFVFRNKRALFKDVIDTSIAGDVEPVATMDRDWFRAACAEPTAAGQLRAHVRGVRDILGRVAPIMPLIAAAAATDPEIAAQWPAGPDPRYTVQHAAAKALTSKPDARPDVDAARAADLLYGLLSPELYLIFVRDRGWSPDAWEEWACVALTAHLCTDHE, from the coding sequence CAAGGGATCCGATGGACAGAACGTCAAGCGCCCCGACAAGAGGGCCGAGCGCTCGCGGCGTACTCGCGAGAAGATCGTCGCGGCGGCGCGGGACCTGTTCGTCGCGCAGGGGTACGGTGCGACAAGCCTTCAGGAGGTTGCGGATCGCGCGGGTGTGGCCGTCCAGACCGTGTACTTCGTGTTCCGAAACAAGCGCGCGCTGTTCAAGGACGTCATCGACACGTCCATCGCGGGCGACGTCGAACCGGTCGCCACGATGGACCGCGACTGGTTCCGCGCCGCGTGCGCCGAGCCCACCGCGGCCGGGCAACTGCGCGCCCACGTACGGGGTGTACGCGACATCCTCGGCCGGGTCGCCCCGATCATGCCGCTGATCGCGGCTGCGGCGGCCACGGACCCGGAGATCGCCGCGCAGTGGCCGGCCGGCCCCGACCCGCGCTACACCGTCCAGCATGCCGCGGCGAAGGCGCTGACCTCCAAGCCCGACGCCCGCCCCGACGTCGACGCCGCCCGCGCCGCCGACCTGTTGTACGGGCTGCTCAGCCCGGAGCTGTACCTGATCTTCGTCCGTGACCGGGGCTGGTCCCCCGACGCCTGGGAGGAGTGGGCATGTGTGGCCCTGACTGCCCACCTCTGCACAGACCACGAGTAG